The Azospirillum sp. TSH100 region GTCGTCTTCCCCCAGGGCCAGAGCTGCTGCGGCCAGCCCGCCTACAATTCCGGTTACCGGACTGAGGCGCTGAAGGTCGCCCGCTCGCAGCTTGACCTGTTCCCCGGTGACGATCCCATCGTCGTGCCGTCGGGCTCCTGCGCCGGCATGATGAAGAAGCACTGGCCCGACCTGTTCCATGGCGAGCCGGACGAGGCCAAGGCGGTACAGGTGTCGTCGCGCGTCTGGGAGCTGACCCAGTTCCTCGTTCATGTGCTGGACGTCCAGCTCACCGACAAGGGCGAACCTGTGCGCGTCACCTGGCATGCCTCCTGCCATGCCCAGCGCGAGATGGGTGTTGTCGAGGAACCGAAGGCACTGCTGCGCCAGCTCGCCAATGTCGAATTGGTGGAGCTGAAGCGGGAGAAGGAATGCTGTGGATTCGGCGGCACCTTCGCCGTGCGCCATCCGGAGATCTCCGCCGCGATGGTCGGCGACAAGGTGGCGGACATCGAGGGCACCGGTGCCGCCCGCGTGGTGTCGGGCGACTGCGGCTGCCTGCTGAACATCACCGGCGCTCTGGAAGCCGGTGCCAAGGCCGCACGCGGCCAGCACATCGCCCAGTTCCTGAAGGAGCGCATCCATGGACGGTAACGCACCGGATTTCGCCGCCGCCTCGCTCGCGGCGTTGGCCGACCCGCAGTTGCGCGGCAATTTCCGCCGCGCCATGGATGGCTTGATGAGCAAGCGCGCCGTCCAGTTCGCCGATGCCGGCGAATGGCATGGCGTGCGGGCACTCGCCGCCTCGGTCCGGCTGCGCGCCCTGTCGAAGCTGCCGGAACTGCTGGAAAAGCTGGAGGAGACCTGCACCCGCAACGGCATCACCGTCCATTGGGCCGCCACCACGGACGAGGCCAACGCCATCGCGCTCGACATCCTGCACCGGGTTGAGGCCAAGCTGGTGGTCAAGGGCAAGTCGATGGTGACGGAGGAGATGCACCTGAACGCCGTTCTGGAAAAGGACGGCATCGAGGTGCTGGAAAGCGATCTCGGCGAATACATCGTGCAGCTGGACGGCACCATGCCGTCACACATCATCATGCCGGCGATCCACCTGAACACCAAGCAGATCGCCCATCTGTTCAAGCGCAAGATCAAGGATGCCGAAAGCCGGGAGGATGCGGCCTATCTGACCGACCTCGCCCGCCGGGTGCTGCGCGCGAAGTTCCAGGCCGCCGATGTCGGCATGTCCGGCGTCAACGCCGCGGTGGCGGAGACCGGCACTCTCTGCCTGATCGAGAATGAGGGCAACGGCCGCATGTGCACCACGGTGCCGCCGGTCCACATCGCCTTCATGGGGCTGGAGAAGGTGGTGGAAAAGCTGGAGGATGTTCCGCCGGTGATCAGCCT contains the following coding sequences:
- a CDS encoding LutB/LldF family L-lactate oxidation iron-sulfur protein is translated as MDGNAPDFAAASLAALADPQLRGNFRRAMDGLMSKRAVQFADAGEWHGVRALAASVRLRALSKLPELLEKLEETCTRNGITVHWAATTDEANAIALDILHRVEAKLVVKGKSMVTEEMHLNAVLEKDGIEVLESDLGEYIVQLDGTMPSHIIMPAIHLNTKQIAHLFKRKIKDAESREDAAYLTDLARRVLRAKFQAADVGMSGVNAAVAETGTLCLIENEGNGRMCTTVPPVHIAFMGLEKVVEKLEDVPPVISLLPRSATGQPITTYVNMISGPRKPGEQDGPREVHLVILDNGRSGIYADPELRDTLRCIRCGACMNHCPVYTKVGGHAYEAPYPGPIGKILVPQIEGLAKRGAMPHACTMCNACVEICPVKIPIVEIMGRLRVEAVMPGGAVKDGGAQASRTEAMVWSGWAAMNASPTAYRFATAAMSKLGNAAPSSLPMLKEWTNVRTKPRFASRTLHDLARAKGIPDV
- a CDS encoding (Fe-S)-binding protein → MSAIPKPTRVYYFGTCLVDLFFPDAGMAGIELLQSQGLTVVFPQGQSCCGQPAYNSGYRTEALKVARSQLDLFPGDDPIVVPSGSCAGMMKKHWPDLFHGEPDEAKAVQVSSRVWELTQFLVHVLDVQLTDKGEPVRVTWHASCHAQREMGVVEEPKALLRQLANVELVELKREKECCGFGGTFAVRHPEISAAMVGDKVADIEGTGAARVVSGDCGCLLNITGALEAGAKAARGQHIAQFLKERIHGR